Proteins from a single region of Syntrophales bacterium:
- a CDS encoding cytidine/deoxycytidylate deaminase family protein, translated as MTTRPSWDRYFMDIVKLVSMRSTCLRRRVGAVLVRDRRILATGYNGAPSGISHCAERGCLRDQLNIPSGERHELCRGLHAEQNAVIQAALHGVGTKGAVLYCTNHPCIICSKMIINAGITAIMYEEGYPDDLARNLLAEAGIEVLQQ; from the coding sequence ATGACGACTCGCCCGAGCTGGGACCGGTACTTCATGGACATTGTGAAACTGGTCTCCATGCGATCCACCTGCCTCAGGCGGCGCGTAGGAGCAGTCCTTGTCCGGGACAGACGGATCCTGGCCACGGGATACAACGGCGCGCCCTCGGGCATTTCACATTGTGCCGAACGGGGGTGCCTTCGGGACCAGTTGAACATTCCCTCGGGAGAGCGTCATGAACTGTGCCGGGGACTCCACGCCGAACAGAATGCTGTCATCCAGGCAGCTCTTCACGGAGTAGGAACCAAGGGAGCCGTTCTCTACTGCACCAATCACCCCTGTATCATCTGCTCGAAAATGATCATCAACGCCGGTATAACGGCCATTATGTATGAGGAAGGTTACCCGGACGACCTTGCCCGGAACCTGCTCGCAGAAGCGGGCATCGAGGTGCTGCAGCAATGA
- the nrdR gene encoding transcriptional regulator NrdR: MKCPFCSHSENKVIDSRLSREGNSIRRRRECLACARRFTTYEYVEDVVPMVIKKDGRREPFDRLKILTGLKKACEKRPISMDDIEAVVDRVEKFCQESQLKEIPSTAIGEQVMEELHQLDAVAYVRFASVYRQFKDVSDFMDELKDVLKTKAGNVTKRSADAPAGTRGGQE, from the coding sequence ATGAAGTGTCCGTTCTGTTCTCACAGCGAAAACAAAGTCATTGATTCCCGCCTCAGCAGAGAGGGAAATTCCATTCGTCGGCGCCGTGAATGCCTGGCCTGCGCCCGTCGCTTCACCACTTACGAATACGTGGAAGACGTGGTCCCCATGGTCATCAAGAAAGACGGTCGCCGGGAACCCTTCGATCGGCTGAAAATACTGACGGGACTGAAAAAAGCCTGTGAGAAACGCCCGATCAGCATGGATGACATTGAGGCGGTCGTTGACAGAGTCGAAAAATTCTGCCAGGAATCGCAGCTCAAGGAAATACCCAGCACCGCTATAGGAGAGCAGGTCATGGAGGAACTGCACCAACTCGATGCCGTCGCCTATGTCCGCTTTGCTTCCGTCTATCGACAGTTCAAGGATGTCAGTGATTTTATGGACGAACTGAAGGATGTGCTGAAAACCAAGGCCGGAAACGTGACAAAAAGGTCCGCCGATGCCCCTGCGGGCACTCGTGGCGGACAGGAATGA
- a CDS encoding riboflavin synthase, which yields MFTGIVECLGTVKALTPRGTDALMRIETSMNLEEVSLGDSISVSGACLTVTALTPDGFTVDVSAETLSKTTLGSMKPGDRVNLEKALRLNSFLGGHLVLGHVDCVGLMRERTPRSSSIICSFEIEPPFERYIVEKGSITVDGISLTVNGCEKNRFHVSVIPHTAEKTTLGLKKVGDRVNLETDILGKYVEKLLHPHRGIDMDFLSKHGFS from the coding sequence ATGTTTACGGGAATCGTGGAATGCCTGGGTACCGTCAAGGCGTTGACGCCGCGGGGGACGGACGCCCTGATGCGTATAGAAACATCCATGAACCTCGAAGAGGTGAGTCTCGGCGACAGCATCTCCGTAAGCGGCGCCTGTCTGACGGTAACAGCCCTCACTCCCGACGGATTCACCGTTGATGTTTCTGCCGAAACCCTCTCAAAAACGACTCTGGGATCGATGAAACCGGGTGACCGGGTTAACCTGGAGAAAGCCCTGCGGCTCAACTCGTTTCTGGGAGGGCACCTGGTTCTGGGACACGTCGATTGTGTGGGCCTTATGAGGGAGCGAACCCCGCGATCGAGCTCCATCATATGTTCCTTTGAAATCGAGCCGCCCTTTGAGCGGTACATCGTTGAAAAGGGTTCCATCACGGTGGACGGCATAAGCCTGACCGTCAATGGATGTGAAAAAAACAGGTTTCATGTGAGCGTCATCCCCCATACGGCGGAAAAAACGACTCTGGGCCTTAAAAAGGTAGGTGACCGGGTCAATCTGGAAACGGACATTCTGGGAAAGTACGTGGAGAAGCTGCTCCACCCCCACAGGGGGATCGACATGGATTTTTTATCAAAACACGGGTTTTCATGA
- a CDS encoding bifunctional 3,4-dihydroxy-2-butanone-4-phosphate synthase/GTP cyclohydrolase II yields the protein MVSSVKEGIEDIKKGKMIILVDDEDRENEGDLCMAAEYATPEAINFMAKYGRGLICLSLTEEIADHLDLAPMVTTNESRFETAFTVSIEARRGVTTGISAHDRATTIQTAIADNAVADDLVRPGHIFPLRARRGGVLVRTGQTEGSVDLARLARLKPAGVICEIMKDDGTMARMPDLELFAREHDLKIVTVADIIDFRMQHERLIRRVAEANLPTVYGGDFRIVVYENDVDDMKHIALIKGDIDPDDTVLVRVHSECVTGDLFGSLRCDCGDQLHRAMEHIDHEGKGVIVYMHQEGRGIGLANKIRAYSLQEQGMDTVEANIHLGFKDDLRDYGIGAQILVDLGVRKMRILTNNPKKIIGLQGYGIEVIERVPIVVEPNENNLRYLKTKQEKMGHLLKS from the coding sequence ATGGTAAGCAGTGTCAAAGAAGGAATCGAAGATATTAAAAAAGGAAAAATGATCATCCTGGTGGATGACGAGGACAGGGAAAATGAAGGTGACCTCTGCATGGCGGCAGAGTATGCAACACCTGAAGCGATAAATTTCATGGCGAAATACGGACGGGGCCTGATCTGTCTCTCCCTCACGGAGGAAATCGCCGATCACCTCGACCTCGCGCCCATGGTGACAACCAACGAATCACGTTTCGAAACGGCCTTCACGGTATCCATCGAAGCCCGCCGGGGAGTGACGACGGGCATATCCGCCCACGACCGGGCAACAACGATACAAACTGCCATCGCCGATAACGCCGTGGCCGATGATCTGGTCCGTCCCGGACATATCTTCCCCCTGCGGGCACGCCGGGGCGGCGTACTCGTTCGAACGGGACAGACGGAAGGTTCCGTTGATCTTGCCCGGCTGGCACGCCTGAAGCCGGCCGGTGTCATCTGTGAAATAATGAAGGACGATGGAACCATGGCCCGCATGCCCGACCTGGAACTGTTTGCCCGCGAACACGACCTCAAAATTGTGACCGTGGCAGACATAATCGACTTCAGAATGCAACACGAGCGGCTCATACGGAGAGTCGCCGAGGCGAACCTCCCCACCGTGTACGGCGGCGATTTCCGGATTGTCGTGTACGAAAACGATGTGGACGACATGAAGCATATAGCCCTGATCAAGGGCGATATCGATCCGGATGACACAGTCTTGGTGAGAGTTCACTCCGAGTGCGTTACCGGTGATCTCTTCGGATCGCTCCGGTGCGACTGCGGCGACCAGCTTCACCGGGCCATGGAACATATCGACCACGAGGGAAAGGGCGTCATCGTCTACATGCACCAGGAAGGGAGGGGCATCGGCCTTGCCAACAAAATCCGGGCCTACAGCCTGCAGGAACAGGGCATGGATACGGTCGAAGCCAACATCCATCTGGGGTTCAAGGATGACCTTCGGGACTACGGCATCGGGGCCCAGATCCTGGTTGACCTGGGGGTCCGAAAGATGAGGATACTCACCAACAATCCAAAGAAAATCATAGGCCTTCAAGGATACGGCATTGAAGTGATCGAGCGTGTCCCCATCGTTGTGGAACCGAATGAAAACAACCTGAGATACCTGAAAACAAAACAGGAAAAGATGGGACACCTGCTGAAATCCTGA
- the ribE gene encoding 6,7-dimethyl-8-ribityllumazine synthase, with the protein MVTLKEGKLEAGGKRFGIVASRFNDFISARLVEGALDALKRSGASEADITIVKVPGAFEIPLVAKKLAKSGLFNAVICLGAVIRGATPHFEYISSEVTKGVAQVSLETETPVAFGVLTADTLEQAIERAGTKAGNKGWDAALSAIEMVNLLEAL; encoded by the coding sequence ATGGTTACTCTCAAGGAAGGAAAACTTGAAGCAGGGGGTAAAAGGTTCGGAATCGTGGCAAGCCGTTTCAATGACTTCATCTCCGCCCGTCTGGTGGAGGGAGCCCTGGACGCCTTAAAACGATCCGGCGCCAGCGAGGCGGATATCACGATTGTCAAAGTTCCCGGGGCCTTCGAAATCCCCCTGGTCGCCAAGAAGCTGGCGAAAAGCGGACTTTTTAACGCCGTTATTTGCCTCGGTGCCGTCATTCGCGGGGCCACGCCGCATTTTGAATATATCAGCTCGGAAGTGACCAAAGGTGTCGCCCAGGTATCCCTCGAAACGGAAACTCCCGTAGCTTTCGGCGTTCTTACGGCGGACACACTGGAACAGGCCATCGAGCGGGCGGGCACCAAGGCCGGGAATAAAGGCTGGGACGCGGCTCTCTCGGCGATTGAAATGGTGAATCTCCTGGAAGCGCTGTGA
- the nusB gene encoding transcription antitermination factor NusB has protein sequence MSEGSMGYRRKAREIALQVLYQIDASGMDPVEALDLFWLNFEAPGNARGFAVTLVTGTMKHIGEIDAMIRECSDHWSLDRMARVDRNILRMAIYELLHLHEIPPRATLNEAIDIGKTFGSENSGAFVNGILDAFYSRMHLKNEH, from the coding sequence GTGAGCGAGGGATCGATGGGTTACCGGAGAAAGGCGCGGGAAATCGCCCTTCAGGTTCTGTATCAGATTGACGCGTCGGGAATGGATCCGGTGGAGGCACTGGACCTGTTCTGGCTGAACTTCGAGGCGCCCGGCAACGCCCGGGGGTTTGCCGTTACGCTTGTTACGGGCACCATGAAGCACATAGGCGAAATCGATGCCATGATCAGGGAGTGTTCCGATCATTGGTCCCTCGACCGCATGGCCCGGGTTGACAGAAACATCTTGAGAATGGCCATCTACGAACTGCTTCACCTCCATGAAATACCGCCGCGGGCTACACTGAACGAGGCCATCGATATCGGAAAAACATTCGGTTCTGAGAATTCAGGAGCTTTCGTCAACGGGATTCTCGATGCTTTTTATTCGCGCATGCACCTGAAAAATGAACATTAG